From a single Chitinophaga sp. Cy-1792 genomic region:
- a CDS encoding sensor histidine kinase KdpD produces MIRFYPYLRNFLLLLVLLLLLKDLRGQQPVIAGVKAELETTTDSIAYVDILNRLATLYQACQLDSCGVYADEAVKVASRQHYTAGLTVALRNMGSFYAFKPNRYLSYLFYNESLLSARESGDSASVALNLMNIGIYQNYLGYMAQGKAMMDTAMARGQALKNDSIYGLLLANYYVIHAADTTPEARKQAAEALHQAAITAMRYNNQREILYTRLLQANEQVQLGKVKESMAMLQETLQNAEEQGLYYLCLYGAIQLAGYKSAFHQADSMTYFRKGLDYAIKGGYLGLMKPTVMKLYEHSEKAGDHAAANYYTGLLARILNQEEEVKTAGTSIFMDISANDHKLDSMKLQHMYQRSVLEKKSTETIYWRYLSIFLLVVLLLLSSLLLHLFQAYRMSRSNARRLAFLQKELNARTEQLRINDDFKNKLISLIAHDFRSPLNNIVSISSFVEEDTISLEDATGMIVKVDARAKNTLQVFDGILRWMHTQLSGFTYQPEPFVVKDMVAITAETLQPILAEKQLQVVISPDADAAVMADYEMLQFVNRNLLHNATKFSEKGQAITVTVTRNKTMVTVAFSDEGTGIDPAVLPGLFSVGQTMTAKGRKGKGAGIALIICKDFIEKMNGEIWAENNPVKGATFCYSLPAAKTEA; encoded by the coding sequence ATGATTCGATTTTATCCATATCTCAGGAATTTTCTGTTATTGCTTGTCTTGTTATTACTGCTGAAGGACCTGCGGGGCCAGCAGCCGGTAATTGCAGGGGTAAAGGCTGAACTGGAAACGACAACGGATAGTATAGCGTATGTTGATATATTAAACCGGCTGGCTACACTTTATCAGGCCTGTCAGCTGGACAGCTGTGGCGTATATGCTGATGAAGCTGTAAAAGTAGCTTCCAGGCAGCATTATACAGCCGGACTAACAGTCGCATTGCGTAATATGGGTAGTTTCTATGCCTTCAAACCCAACCGCTACCTCTCTTATCTTTTTTACAACGAAAGTCTGCTCTCCGCCCGTGAATCCGGTGATTCGGCCAGTGTGGCCCTCAACCTGATGAACATCGGTATATACCAGAACTACCTGGGCTATATGGCACAGGGCAAGGCAATGATGGATACTGCCATGGCCAGGGGCCAGGCATTGAAAAACGACTCCATTTATGGCTTGCTGCTGGCAAATTACTACGTAATCCATGCGGCAGATACCACTCCGGAAGCCAGGAAACAGGCTGCCGAAGCCCTGCACCAGGCTGCTATTACTGCCATGCGGTATAATAACCAGCGGGAAATATTGTATACCAGGCTATTACAGGCAAATGAACAAGTGCAGCTGGGAAAAGTGAAAGAGAGCATGGCCATGCTACAGGAAACCTTACAGAACGCAGAAGAACAAGGATTGTATTACCTGTGCTTATATGGGGCCATACAGCTGGCAGGTTATAAATCAGCATTTCATCAGGCTGATAGTATGACTTATTTCCGTAAGGGGCTCGACTATGCTATAAAAGGCGGATACCTGGGGCTGATGAAGCCAACCGTGATGAAGTTGTATGAACACAGCGAAAAAGCGGGAGATCATGCCGCTGCAAATTACTATACTGGTTTACTGGCCCGGATACTCAATCAGGAAGAAGAGGTAAAAACGGCTGGTACCAGCATTTTCATGGATATTTCTGCCAACGACCATAAGCTGGATTCCATGAAGCTGCAGCATATGTATCAGCGTAGCGTACTGGAAAAAAAGAGTACTGAAACGATCTACTGGCGCTATCTTTCTATCTTTTTGCTGGTAGTGTTATTGTTGCTCTCTTCCTTACTGCTGCATCTTTTTCAGGCCTACAGGATGAGTCGTAGTAACGCGCGGCGACTGGCTTTCCTGCAAAAAGAACTGAACGCCAGAACGGAGCAGCTGCGAATAAATGATGATTTCAAAAATAAGCTGATCTCGCTGATAGCGCATGACTTCAGGAGTCCTTTGAATAATATTGTAAGTATCAGCAGCTTTGTAGAAGAAGATACGATTTCCCTGGAAGACGCCACTGGTATGATTGTGAAGGTAGACGCCCGTGCAAAAAATACATTACAGGTTTTTGATGGTATTCTCCGGTGGATGCATACTCAACTCTCTGGTTTTACCTATCAGCCGGAACCTTTTGTAGTAAAGGATATGGTGGCGATAACCGCAGAAACCCTGCAGCCCATACTGGCGGAAAAGCAGCTGCAAGTGGTTATTTCTCCGGATGCTGATGCCGCAGTGATGGCAGATTATGAAATGCTGCAATTTGTGAACAGGAACCTGTTGCACAACGCCACTAAATTTTCGGAGAAAGGGCAGGCAATAACCGTGACGGTTACACGTAATAAAACGATGGTGACAGTAGCTTTTTCTGATGAGGGTACTGGCATCGATCCGGCAGTATTGCCTGGATTGTTTTCGGTAGGCCAGACCATGACTGCCAAGGGACGTAAAGGTAAAGGGGCAGGAATCGCGTTGATCATCTGCAAAGATTTTATAGAAAAAATGAATGGTGAAATATGGGCAGAGAACAATCCGGTGAAAGGAGCGACGTTCTGCTATAGTTTACCGGCTGCTAAAACGGAAGCATGA
- a CDS encoding HAMP domain-containing sensor histidine kinase has protein sequence MIRRIAYIILLVSGCCFGSWMPAYAYDTPADSLYQRLQHCIAMGDEADAAATRQEIYLLAHQDNSRLDSIDYLEFLLKARAGQALAMKNKLQQEKIQEKVQEKKNTQLLTAGLIVVAVLLLVLLLSRYYNFRKARRQEKELAKGYAAISEKNAELKATDEFKNKLISIIANDFREPLLHITTVAGELKSGEMSKAEMLEAMRQIGASSQKTLEVFDNVLRWIKLQLSGYEYSPVTCWLQEQVQAAEIGLDMSIREHHLSVVDRIPDTMVVEADMEILQFILRHMLLAAIKHAVPDSLLILDAWPDEERVRTSLAIDAGANAVDVSEGVFAWQRDTYALGMAVSRDFAVRMGGDIVVEVSADRYLTISLVLKQGRGTIVPLLS, from the coding sequence ATGATAAGGAGGATCGCATATATCATATTGTTGGTATCGGGCTGTTGTTTTGGCAGCTGGATGCCGGCGTATGCCTATGATACCCCCGCAGATTCACTCTATCAACGTTTGCAGCATTGTATTGCTATGGGTGATGAAGCTGATGCCGCGGCAACCAGGCAGGAGATATACCTGCTGGCCCATCAGGATAATTCCAGGCTGGACAGCATTGATTACCTGGAGTTTTTGCTGAAAGCCCGGGCAGGGCAGGCGTTGGCCATGAAGAATAAATTGCAGCAGGAGAAAATCCAGGAGAAAGTACAGGAAAAGAAAAATACGCAATTGCTGACAGCGGGTCTGATAGTAGTAGCCGTGTTGCTGCTGGTATTACTGTTGAGCAGGTATTATAATTTCAGAAAGGCCCGTCGTCAGGAAAAAGAACTGGCAAAAGGATATGCTGCCATTTCTGAGAAAAATGCCGAGCTGAAGGCTACAGACGAGTTTAAGAATAAGCTGATTTCCATTATAGCCAATGATTTCCGGGAACCATTATTACATATTACCACTGTTGCCGGAGAGTTGAAGAGTGGGGAGATGAGTAAAGCGGAGATGCTGGAGGCGATGCGCCAGATTGGGGCTTCGTCGCAAAAGACCCTTGAGGTGTTTGATAATGTATTAAGATGGATTAAGCTACAGTTGTCAGGCTATGAGTATTCGCCGGTGACTTGCTGGCTACAGGAGCAGGTGCAGGCGGCGGAGATAGGGTTGGATATGAGCATACGGGAGCATCATCTGTCGGTGGTAGACCGTATTCCGGATACGATGGTGGTAGAGGCTGATATGGAGATATTGCAGTTTATCCTGCGGCATATGTTGCTGGCAGCGATAAAGCATGCGGTGCCTGATAGTTTGCTGATATTGGATGCCTGGCCTGATGAGGAGCGGGTACGTACCTCCCTGGCGATAGATGCCGGTGCCAATGCGGTGGATGTATCGGAGGGGGTATTTGCGTGGCAACGGGATACTTACGCACTGGGGATGGCGGTGAGTCGTGATTTTGCGGTAAGAATGGGGGGAGATATAGTAGTAGAAGTAAGTGCGGACAGATATCTCACTATTTCCCTGGTATTAAAACAGGGAAGGGGCACTATTGTACCCCTTCTGTCTTAG
- a CDS encoding beta-ketoacyl-ACP synthase III produces MNKITAAITAVGGYVPDYVLSNKELEKLVDTTDEWILTRTGISERRILKGEGKGTSDLCVPVALEICKKRGISPADIDLLIVATVTPDMTFPATANVVTDKIGAVNAFGFDISAACSGFLYALDTGARFIESGRYSKVMVIGADKMSSIIDYTDRTTCIIFGDGAGGVLLEPNTEGYGLIDSILKSDGHGREYLHMKAGGSVKPASIETVTNREHYVYQEGKMVFKYAVSNMAEAAGDVMKRNNLTADNIAWLVPHQANQRIINATSSYINLPEEKVMMNIQRYGNTTAGTIPLCLWDYEKQLKKGDNLILAAFGGGFTWGSSYIKWAYDGDKI; encoded by the coding sequence ATGAATAAAATTACGGCCGCGATTACAGCGGTGGGTGGCTATGTTCCCGACTATGTTCTTTCGAATAAGGAGCTGGAGAAATTAGTCGATACAACTGATGAGTGGATATTAACCCGTACCGGTATCTCCGAAAGAAGAATTCTGAAAGGGGAAGGGAAAGGTACCTCTGACTTGTGCGTGCCTGTAGCACTCGAGATCTGCAAAAAGAGAGGCATTTCACCTGCCGATATCGATTTGCTGATTGTGGCCACAGTTACCCCGGATATGACCTTCCCGGCTACTGCCAATGTGGTAACTGATAAAATTGGTGCCGTAAACGCTTTCGGCTTCGATATCAGCGCCGCCTGCTCAGGATTCCTCTATGCACTCGATACTGGTGCCCGCTTCATCGAAAGTGGTCGTTACTCAAAAGTAATGGTCATCGGCGCCGATAAAATGAGCTCTATCATTGACTATACCGACAGAACTACCTGCATCATCTTCGGTGATGGCGCCGGTGGTGTACTGCTGGAACCTAATACAGAAGGTTATGGCCTCATCGACAGCATCCTGAAAAGTGATGGTCATGGCCGCGAATACCTCCACATGAAAGCTGGTGGCTCCGTGAAACCTGCAAGTATCGAAACCGTTACCAACCGCGAACACTATGTGTACCAGGAAGGTAAAATGGTATTCAAATACGCAGTTTCCAACATGGCTGAAGCAGCCGGAGACGTGATGAAACGCAACAACCTCACCGCGGACAACATCGCATGGCTCGTGCCTCACCAGGCAAACCAACGTATCATCAACGCTACTTCTTCCTATATCAACCTGCCGGAAGAAAAAGTAATGATGAATATCCAACGCTACGGAAATACTACCGCCGGTACTATTCCGCTCTGCCTCTGGGATTACGAAAAACAACTGAAAAAAGGCGATAACCTGATCCTCGCAGCATTTGGTGGTGGCTTCACCTGGGGCTCCTCCTATATCAAATGGGCGTACGACGGAGATAAAATTTAA
- the ruvA gene encoding Holliday junction branch migration protein RuvA: MIAYLNGKLAYKSPALVHLDVNGVGYEVQISLNTYSRIQGLESCKLLTYLHIKEDAHTMYGFFEESERSLFLLLISVSGIGASTARMMLSSLQPEDITRAIMMENEKMLESVKGIGAKTAKRVILELKDKVKKGKDHPIHLSLPADNTIQEDALNALVTLGIAKNMAESAITRVMKNEPLLQNLEELIKKALKSL; the protein is encoded by the coding sequence ATGATCGCTTATTTGAATGGAAAACTGGCTTATAAATCTCCTGCGCTTGTACACCTCGATGTGAATGGAGTTGGTTATGAAGTCCAGATAAGTTTGAATACATATTCCCGTATTCAGGGACTGGAGTCCTGTAAATTGTTAACTTATCTGCATATTAAAGAAGATGCCCATACCATGTATGGCTTCTTTGAAGAATCGGAGAGAAGCCTTTTTTTGCTGTTAATCAGCGTTTCGGGTATCGGCGCGAGCACCGCCAGAATGATGTTATCTTCTCTTCAACCGGAAGATATTACCCGTGCGATTATGATGGAAAACGAGAAAATGCTCGAAAGCGTTAAGGGTATAGGCGCCAAAACAGCGAAACGGGTTATCCTGGAACTCAAGGATAAAGTGAAAAAAGGAAAAGATCATCCTATACATTTATCTCTGCCTGCAGACAATACTATTCAAGAAGATGCGTTAAATGCACTGGTAACTTTGGGAATTGCCAAAAACATGGCGGAATCGGCAATCACGAGAGTTATGAAAAATGAACCACTATTGCAAAATCTCGAAGAGCTGATAAAGAAGGCTCTGAAGAGTTTATAA